One Clostridium estertheticum DNA segment encodes these proteins:
- the rpoB gene encoding DNA-directed RNA polymerase subunit beta, which produces MVHPVQLGKRTRMSFSKIREVTDMPNLIEIQLDSYNWFLKEGLQEVFDDINPIQDYTGNLVLEFVGYKLDTDNIKYSEEQCKERDTTYAAPLKVKVRLRNNETGEIKEQEVFMGDFPLMTPQGTFVINGAERVIVSQLVRSPGVYYNYSVDKTGKKLYSSTVIPNRGAWLEYETDSNDIVYIRIDKTRKLPISILARAMMDNGSDLDLHELLGEEERLTATIEKDNTKTREEALIEIYKRLRPGEPPTVDSAVSLIDSLFFDAKRYDLSRVGRYKFNKKLSINHRIANQIAAENIVNPITGEVIVEKDEKIDRETALDIQNLGINVVDLQVEDKVIRVIGNNFVNINKVVKFDISDLNIREMVHYPTLKGILDNYSDEESIKEQIKLNKSRLIPKHIIKDDMYATVSYELGLTYDIGYIDDIDHLGNRRIRSVGELLQNQFRIGLSRMERVVKERMTIQDQEGITPQALINIRPVAAAIKEFFGSSQLSQFMDQTNPLSELTNKRRLSALGPGGLSRERAGFEVRDVHYSHYGRMCPIETPEGPNIGLINSLASYAKVNEYGFIETPYRVVDKKTSVVTNKIMYMTADEEDAYLVAQASEPISEDGTFIDKKVTVRAKQEVMVVPKEDVDLMDISPRQIVSVATAMIPFLENDDASRALMGSNMQRQAVPLLKSQAPIVGTGIEYRAAVDSGVLPKAKNAGVVEYVSANEIRVRRDSDNEVDTYKILKFKRSNQGTCINQRPIVNKGEKVEINTVLADGPSTDLGEIALGKNIRIGFVTWEGYNYEDAMLISEELVRDDIFTSVHIEEYESEARDTKLGPEEITRDIPNVGEDALKDIDEGGIIRIGAEVRSGDILVGKVTPKGETELTAEERLLRAIFGEKAREVRDTSLRVPHGEAGIIVDVKVFTRENGDELPPGVNELVRCYIAQKRKISVGDKMAGRHGNKGVISRVLPVEDMPFLPDGRPLQICLNPLGVPSRMNIGQVLEVHLGWAASELGWHIATPVFDGALEEEIEACLEKAGYHADGKTDLYDGRTGEAFDNRVTVGYMYILKLHHLVDDKIHARSTGPYSLVTQQPLGGKAQFGGQRFGEMEVWALEAYGSAHTLQEILTVKSDDVVGRVKTYEAIVKGENIPEPGVPESFKVLIKELQALCLNVKVLTDELEEIKLKESVDDEIEELNLNVNIEGSEDIIPEAPTEEYIELIDDDEEVDIDINYDEIPLEEFGEDLELNDFNDEH; this is translated from the coding sequence ATGGTACATCCTGTCCAATTAGGTAAAAGAACAAGAATGAGTTTTTCAAAAATAAGAGAAGTAACTGATATGCCAAATTTAATTGAAATACAGTTAGACTCTTATAATTGGTTTTTAAAAGAAGGACTTCAAGAGGTTTTTGACGATATAAATCCTATCCAGGATTATACAGGTAATCTTGTTCTAGAGTTTGTAGGATACAAACTTGATACAGATAACATTAAGTATTCTGAAGAACAATGTAAAGAAAGAGACACAACATACGCAGCTCCTCTAAAAGTTAAAGTTAGATTGCGTAACAATGAAACTGGTGAAATCAAGGAACAAGAAGTCTTTATGGGAGATTTCCCACTGATGACACCTCAAGGGACATTTGTTATTAATGGAGCAGAAAGAGTTATAGTAAGTCAGTTAGTCAGATCCCCAGGGGTTTACTACAATTATTCTGTTGATAAAACAGGGAAAAAACTTTACTCCTCAACAGTAATTCCAAATAGGGGAGCATGGCTTGAGTATGAAACAGATTCTAATGATATTGTTTATATTAGAATTGACAAGACAAGAAAACTGCCTATAAGTATATTGGCTAGAGCTATGATGGATAATGGTAGCGATTTAGACTTACATGAATTATTAGGTGAGGAAGAAAGACTAACAGCCACCATAGAAAAAGACAATACAAAAACAAGAGAAGAAGCGTTGATAGAAATATACAAGAGATTAAGACCAGGCGAACCACCTACAGTGGATAGTGCGGTATCTCTTATTGATTCATTATTCTTTGATGCAAAAAGATATGATTTGTCAAGAGTTGGTAGATACAAATTTAATAAGAAGTTATCAATTAATCACAGAATTGCAAACCAAATTGCTGCTGAGAATATTGTTAATCCTATAACTGGTGAAGTTATAGTTGAAAAAGATGAAAAAATAGACAGAGAAACTGCTCTAGACATTCAAAACTTGGGAATCAATGTAGTAGATCTTCAAGTAGAGGATAAAGTGATAAGAGTTATAGGAAATAACTTTGTCAACATTAATAAAGTAGTTAAATTTGATATATCTGATCTTAATATTAGGGAAATGGTTCACTATCCAACTCTAAAAGGAATATTAGATAATTACAGCGATGAAGAATCAATTAAAGAACAAATTAAACTCAATAAAAGCAGATTAATACCAAAACATATAATTAAAGATGATATGTATGCTACAGTGAGCTACGAGTTAGGACTAACTTATGATATCGGTTATATTGATGATATTGATCATTTAGGAAATAGAAGAATTAGATCTGTAGGAGAACTTCTGCAGAATCAATTTAGAATAGGCTTATCTAGAATGGAAAGAGTTGTAAAAGAAAGAATGACAATTCAAGACCAAGAAGGAATAACGCCTCAAGCTCTTATAAACATAAGGCCAGTAGCTGCAGCAATAAAAGAATTTTTTGGTAGTTCACAACTTTCTCAATTCATGGATCAAACAAATCCATTATCAGAACTTACAAATAAAAGAAGATTATCTGCACTAGGACCAGGTGGACTTTCAAGGGAGAGAGCTGGGTTTGAAGTTAGAGACGTTCATTACTCACATTATGGTAGAATGTGCCCTATAGAAACTCCAGAAGGACCAAACATTGGACTTATTAACTCTCTTGCTAGTTATGCTAAAGTAAATGAATATGGGTTTATTGAAACACCATATAGGGTTGTAGATAAGAAAACATCAGTAGTAACAAATAAAATTATGTATATGACTGCAGATGAAGAAGATGCATACCTAGTAGCACAGGCAAGTGAGCCAATTAGTGAAGATGGTACTTTTATTGATAAAAAAGTAACTGTAAGAGCTAAGCAAGAAGTAATGGTTGTTCCAAAAGAAGACGTAGATCTTATGGATATATCACCAAGGCAAATAGTTTCCGTTGCAACAGCAATGATCCCATTCCTTGAAAATGACGATGCCAGCCGTGCACTAATGGGTTCTAACATGCAACGTCAAGCAGTACCACTACTCAAATCACAAGCACCAATTGTTGGTACAGGAATAGAATACAGAGCAGCAGTAGACTCTGGGGTTCTTCCGAAAGCTAAAAATGCAGGTGTAGTTGAATATGTAAGTGCAAATGAAATTAGAGTAAGAAGAGACTCAGATAATGAAGTTGATACTTATAAAATTCTTAAGTTTAAAAGATCCAATCAAGGTACATGTATAAATCAAAGACCTATAGTTAATAAAGGTGAAAAAGTTGAAATAAATACAGTACTTGCAGATGGACCTTCAACGGACCTAGGGGAAATAGCTTTAGGTAAGAACATCCGTATTGGATTTGTAACTTGGGAAGGCTATAACTATGAGGATGCAATGTTAATATCTGAAGAACTTGTTCGTGATGATATATTTACTTCTGTTCACATTGAAGAATATGAATCAGAAGCAAGAGACACAAAGCTTGGACCAGAAGAAATAACTAGAGACATTCCTAATGTCGGAGAAGATGCACTTAAAGACATAGATGAGGGCGGAATAATAAGAATTGGTGCTGAAGTAAGATCTGGAGATATCCTAGTTGGAAAAGTAACTCCTAAAGGAGAAACAGAACTTACTGCAGAGGAAAGATTATTAAGAGCCATATTTGGTGAAAAGGCAAGAGAAGTAAGAGATACATCACTTAGAGTGCCACATGGCGAAGCTGGAATAATAGTTGATGTTAAAGTGTTCACTAGAGAAAACGGTGATGAACTTCCACCAGGTGTAAATGAACTAGTTAGATGTTATATAGCTCAAAAGAGAAAGATATCTGTAGGAGATAAGATGGCAGGAAGACACGGTAATAAAGGGGTTATCTCTAGAGTATTACCAGTAGAAGATATGCCATTTTTACCTGATGGAAGACCACTTCAAATATGCTTAAATCCACTTGGAGTTCCTTCTCGTATGAATATAGGCCAGGTATTAGAGGTACATTTAGGATGGGCAGCTAGTGAACTTGGTTGGCATATTGCAACACCAGTATTTGATGGTGCACTTGAGGAAGAAATTGAAGCATGTTTGGAAAAAGCAGGATACCATGCAGATGGAAAAACTGACTTATATGATGGAAGAACAGGAGAAGCATTTGATAACAGAGTTACTGTTGGATATATGTATATCTTAAAGCTACATCATTTGGTTGATGATAAAATACATGCAAGGTCTACAGGACCATATTCTCTAGTAACTCAGCAACCATTGGGTGGTAAAGCACAGTTTGGTGGCCAAAGATTTGGAGAAATGGAAGTTTGGGCACTAGAAGCTTATGGTTCAGCTCATACATTGCAAGAAATTTTAACAGTTAAATCTGATGATGTTGTAGGTAGAGTTAAAACTTATGAAGCAATAGTTAAAGGCGAGAATATTCCAGAACCTGGTGTGCCTGAATCCTTTAAGGTTCTTATAAAAGAACTACAGGCGTTATGTTTGAATGTTAAAGTTCTTACAGACGAATTAGAAGAAATCAAACTGAAAGAATCAGTTGATGATGAAATTGAAGAATTAAATTTAAATGTTAACATAGAAGGATCAGAAGATATAATTCCTGAGGCACCAACGGAAGAGTACATTGAACTTATCGATGATGACGAAGAAGTAGACATTGATATAAATTATGATGAAATACCCTTAGAAGAATTTGGTGAGGACTTAGAATTAAATGATTTTAATGATGAACATTAA
- the rplL gene encoding 50S ribosomal protein L7/L12 gives MTREEIIQAVKDMSVLELNELVKACEEEFGVSAAAPVAAAGAATAAVEEKTEFDVVLTSAGPNKIKVIKIVRELTGLGLKEAKDIVDGAPKTIKEAVNKEDAESIKVKLEEVGGGVEIK, from the coding sequence ATGACAAGAGAAGAAATTATTCAAGCTGTAAAAGATATGAGTGTTTTAGAATTAAATGAATTAGTAAAAGCTTGCGAAGAGGAATTTGGCGTAAGTGCTGCAGCACCAGTTGCAGCTGCAGGAGCTGCTACAGCTGCTGTTGAAGAAAAAACTGAATTTGATGTAGTTTTAACTAGTGCTGGCCCTAACAAGATTAAAGTTATTAAAATTGTTAGAGAATTAACAGGACTTGGATTAAAAGAAGCTAAAGATATAGTTGATGGAGCTCCTAAAACTATTAAGGAAGCTGTAAACAAAGAAGACGCTGAATCTATAAAAGTTAAACTTGAAGAAGTTGGCGGCGGAGTAGAAATAAAATAA
- the rplJ gene encoding 50S ribosomal protein L10, giving the protein MLSNNRQLKEAKVAEIKEKLQKAQGVVLSQYQGLNVEDDTLLRKNLREAGVEYKVYKNTLVILAARELGIEGIVTHLKGSISIAFGYEEPTVAARVLNEFAKTHKKLELKAAIIQGKIFDAAQVNQLASIPPRNVLLAKLLGSFKAPISNLAYVLNSIKEQKELAE; this is encoded by the coding sequence GTGTTAAGCAATAATAGACAATTAAAAGAAGCAAAAGTAGCAGAAATAAAAGAAAAATTACAAAAAGCTCAAGGTGTAGTACTTAGTCAGTATCAAGGTCTAAATGTAGAAGATGATACACTACTTAGAAAAAACCTTAGAGAAGCTGGAGTGGAATATAAAGTTTATAAAAACACACTAGTTATTCTTGCAGCTAGAGAATTAGGAATTGAAGGTATAGTAACGCACCTAAAAGGTTCCATTTCAATAGCTTTTGGATATGAAGAACCAACAGTTGCAGCTAGAGTTTTAAATGAATTTGCAAAAACTCATAAAAAATTAGAGCTTAAAGCAGCAATAATCCAAGGAAAAATATTTGATGCTGCCCAAGTTAATCAATTGGCATCAATACCACCAAGAAATGTTTTACTTGCAAAATTACTTGGAAGCTTCAAAGCTCCAATATCAAATCTTGCATACGTATTGAACTCAATTAAAGAGCAAAAAGAATTAGCTGAGTAA
- the rplA gene encoding 50S ribosomal protein L1, producing MGKNYIESAKLVDKTALYTPTEAMELAVKTAKAKFDETIELAVSLGVDPRHADQQVRGAVVLPHGTGKTVRVLVFAKGEKAKEAELAGADFVGNDELVDKIQKENWFEFDVVVATPDMMGVVGKLGRVLGPKGLMPNPKSGTVTFDVTRAINEIKAGKVEYRVDKTSIIHVPLGKASFGAEKLVQNFHALMEAVVKAKPAAAKGQYLKSVSVSSTMGPGVKINQSKVLD from the coding sequence ATGGGTAAAAATTACATAGAGAGTGCAAAGCTAGTAGATAAAACTGCTCTATATACACCAACAGAAGCAATGGAACTTGCGGTGAAAACAGCTAAGGCTAAATTCGACGAAACTATCGAACTTGCTGTAAGTCTTGGTGTTGATCCAAGGCATGCAGATCAACAAGTTAGAGGAGCTGTAGTGCTTCCTCATGGAACAGGTAAAACAGTTAGAGTTTTAGTTTTTGCTAAAGGCGAAAAAGCTAAAGAAGCAGAACTTGCAGGCGCTGACTTTGTTGGAAATGATGAATTAGTTGATAAAATCCAAAAAGAAAATTGGTTTGAGTTTGATGTAGTAGTTGCTACACCAGATATGATGGGTGTTGTTGGTAAGTTAGGTAGAGTACTTGGACCTAAGGGATTAATGCCAAATCCAAAATCTGGAACAGTAACATTTGATGTTACAAGAGCAATAAATGAGATAAAAGCTGGTAAAGTTGAGTATAGAGTTGATAAAACTTCTATTATTCATGTACCACTTGGAAAAGCATCTTTTGGCGCTGAAAAATTAGTTCAAAACTTTCATGCTTTAATGGAAGCAGTAGTTAAAGCTAAACCAGCAGCAGCTAAGGGACAATACTTGAAGTCAGTTTCAGTTTCTAGTACAATGGGACCTGGAGTAAAAATCAATCAATCTAAAGTATTAGATTAG
- the rplK gene encoding 50S ribosomal protein L11 has product MAKKITGMIKLQLPAGKATPAPPVGPALGQHGVNIMGFCKEFNAKTADQPGMIIPVVITVYQDRSFSFILKTPPAAILLKKAVGLESGSGVPNKTKIATVSKAKVREIAEIKMPDLNAASIEAAMSMIAGTARSMGIVVEE; this is encoded by the coding sequence ATGGCTAAGAAAATAACAGGAATGATAAAACTTCAACTTCCTGCAGGAAAAGCAACTCCAGCACCACCAGTTGGTCCAGCACTTGGACAACACGGTGTTAATATCATGGGATTCTGTAAAGAATTCAACGCAAAAACTGCTGATCAACCAGGAATGATAATACCAGTAGTAATAACAGTATATCAAGATAGATCTTTTAGTTTCATACTAAAAACTCCACCAGCAGCTATACTATTAAAGAAAGCAGTTGGACTTGAAAGTGGTTCAGGAGTTCCAAACAAAACTAAAATAGCAACAGTTTCTAAAGCTAAAGTAAGAGAAATAGCTGAAATCAAGATGCCAGACTTAAATGCAGCATCAATTGAAGCTGCGATGAGTATGATAGCTGGAACAGCAAGAAGTATGGGAATAGTTGTAGAAGAATAA
- the nusG gene encoding transcription termination/antitermination protein NusG has product MADKAKWYVVHTYSGYENKVKANLEKAIENRNLEEFVHDIQVPMEEVVEVKDGKKKITFKKVFPGYVMVKMLMTDESWYIVRNTRGVTGFVGPGSKPVALTEEEVRTMGIAEKVIVVDYEIGENIQVTFGPLEGFVALIQEIHLEKHKVKALINMFGRETPVELEFNQIQKLD; this is encoded by the coding sequence ATGGCAGATAAAGCTAAATGGTATGTTGTACATACATATTCTGGTTATGAAAATAAAGTTAAAGCCAACCTAGAAAAAGCAATTGAAAATAGAAATCTTGAAGAATTTGTTCACGATATTCAAGTTCCTATGGAAGAAGTAGTTGAAGTAAAGGATGGAAAGAAGAAAATAACTTTTAAAAAAGTATTTCCAGGTTATGTAATGGTTAAAATGCTTATGACAGATGAATCATGGTATATAGTTAGAAACACTAGAGGTGTAACAGGGTTCGTAGGACCTGGTTCTAAGCCGGTGGCTCTTACCGAAGAAGAAGTTAGGACTATGGGAATTGCAGAAAAAGTTATAGTTGTTGACTACGAAATAGGTGAGAACATTCAGGTAACATTTGGACCTTTAGAAGGGTTTGTTGCATTAATACAAGAAATTCATTTGGAAAAGCACAAGGTTAAAGCATTAATTAATATGTTTGGCAGGGAAACCCCTGTTGAATTAGAATTCAATCAAATACAAAAATTAGACTAG
- the secE gene encoding preprotein translocase subunit SecE encodes MAVNGNIKVKEKSNQKGIVKFFKDLKAEVKRITWPSKKDIQKATIAVASFSFLFVIFVGLLDYGFNNLYKLIFK; translated from the coding sequence ATGGCTGTTAATGGTAACATTAAAGTAAAAGAAAAATCAAACCAAAAAGGAATAGTTAAGTTTTTCAAGGACCTTAAGGCGGAAGTGAAAAGAATAACTTGGCCTTCAAAAAAAGATATTCAAAAGGCAACTATTGCAGTGGCAAGTTTTTCTTTTCTTTTTGTAATCTTTGTGGGTTTGTTGGATTATGGATTTAATAACCTCTATAAACTAATCTTTAAATAA
- the rpmG gene encoding 50S ribosomal protein L33: MRVKVTLACTDCKQRNYNTMKNKKNNPDRIEMKKYCKFCHKHTLHKETK, from the coding sequence GTGAGAGTAAAAGTAACATTAGCATGTACTGATTGCAAACAGAGAAATTACAATACAATGAAAAACAAAAAAAATAACCCAGACAGGATAGAAATGAAAAAATACTGTAAGTTCTGCCACAAACATACACTTCATAAAGAGACAAAATAA
- the tuf gene encoding elongation factor Tu, translated as MAKAKFERTKPHVNIGTIGHVDHGKTTLTAAITAVLATKGLAQASRFDQIDKAPEERERGITINTAHVEYETVNRHYAHVDCPGHADYVKNMITGAAQMDGAILVVSAADGPMPQTREHILLASRVGVGYIVVFLNKADMVDDPELLELVEMEVRELLSEYDFPGDDIPIITGSALKALENPSDEEATKCIMELMEAVDTYIPTPTRLTDKPFLMPVEDVFTITGRGTVATGRVETGILKVGEEVEIVGLSEDKRKVVCTGVEMFRKLLDQAMAGDNIGALLRGVQRADIERGQVLAKPGSIHPHDKFVGQVYVLKKEEGGRHTPFFDGYRPQFYFRTTDVTGSIKLPDGMEMVMPGDHIDMNVELITQVAMDEGLRFAIREGGRTVGSGVVTSIVK; from the coding sequence ATGGCAAAAGCAAAATTTGAAAGAACTAAACCACATGTAAACATTGGAACAATAGGACACGTAGATCACGGCAAGACAACATTAACGGCAGCAATAACAGCAGTACTTGCAACTAAGGGCTTAGCACAAGCATCTAGATTTGACCAAATTGACAAGGCACCAGAGGAAAGAGAAAGAGGAATTACAATCAACACTGCGCATGTTGAATATGAAACAGTAAATAGACATTATGCACACGTTGATTGCCCAGGACATGCAGATTATGTAAAGAACATGATCACTGGAGCCGCACAAATGGACGGAGCAATCCTAGTTGTTAGTGCAGCAGATGGTCCAATGCCTCAAACAAGAGAGCATATACTACTAGCAAGCAGAGTTGGAGTAGGATATATAGTAGTATTCTTAAATAAAGCAGATATGGTAGATGATCCAGAATTATTAGAACTTGTTGAAATGGAAGTAAGAGAACTATTAAGTGAGTATGACTTCCCTGGTGATGATATTCCAATCATAACAGGATCAGCATTAAAAGCATTAGAAAATCCATCAGATGAAGAAGCAACAAAATGCATAATGGAATTAATGGAAGCTGTTGATACTTACATTCCAACACCAACAAGATTAACAGATAAACCATTCTTAATGCCAGTAGAAGATGTATTTACAATCACAGGTAGAGGAACAGTTGCTACAGGAAGAGTTGAAACTGGGATACTTAAGGTTGGAGAAGAAGTTGAAATCGTTGGACTTTCCGAAGATAAAAGAAAAGTTGTATGTACTGGAGTCGAGATGTTTAGAAAACTTCTAGACCAAGCAATGGCAGGAGACAACATCGGAGCATTATTAAGAGGAGTACAAAGAGCTGATATTGAAAGAGGTCAAGTACTTGCAAAGCCAGGCTCAATACATCCCCATGATAAATTTGTAGGTCAAGTATATGTACTTAAAAAAGAAGAAGGCGGAAGACATACTCCATTCTTCGACGGATATAGACCACAATTTTACTTCAGAACAACTGATGTAACTGGATCAATCAAATTACCAGATGGAATGGAAATGGTAATGCCAGGAGATCACATAGACATGAACGTTGAATTAATTACTCAAGTAGCAATGGATGAAGGATTAAGATTTGCTATAAGAGAAGGCGGAAGAACAGTAGGTTCAGGCGTTGTTACTTCAATAGTTAAATAA
- the sigH gene encoding RNA polymerase sporulation sigma factor SigH: MSCFEDRLDEEVVIEAQKRNVRAQEYLINKYKNFVKAKAKSYFLIGADKEDIYQEGMIGLYKAIRDFKADRLSSFRAFAEICVTRQIITAIKTATRQKHIPLNTYISLNKPIYDEESDRTLLDVLSGAKITDPEELVISREEVISIQNEIGEVLSELEMEVLMSYLDGKSYQEIACDLDRHAKSIDNALQRVKRKLEKCLSKR, encoded by the coding sequence ATGTCATGCTTTGAAGATAGGTTGGATGAAGAAGTAGTAATTGAAGCACAAAAGAGAAATGTTAGAGCTCAAGAATATTTAATTAATAAATATAAAAATTTTGTAAAAGCCAAGGCTAAGTCATATTTTTTGATTGGGGCAGATAAAGAGGATATTTATCAAGAAGGAATGATAGGTCTCTACAAGGCTATTAGAGATTTTAAGGCTGATAGATTATCTTCTTTTAGGGCTTTTGCAGAAATTTGTGTTACAAGGCAGATAATTACAGCAATAAAAACAGCCACTCGCCAAAAACATATTCCTCTTAATACATATATCTCTTTAAATAAACCAATATATGATGAGGAATCAGATAGAACACTATTGGATGTGTTATCAGGTGCTAAAATTACCGATCCTGAAGAACTGGTTATAAGCCGTGAAGAAGTAATAAGTATTCAAAATGAAATTGGGGAAGTTCTTTCAGAATTGGAAATGGAAGTGTTAATGTCATACTTAGATGGTAAATCCTATCAAGAAATTGCTTGCGATTTAGATAGGCATGCAAAGTCAATTGATAATGCTCTTCAAAGAGTAAAAAGAAAATTGGAGAAATGTCTAAGTAAAAGGTGA
- a CDS encoding NYN domain-containing protein produces MKTFFVDGYNVINSWPNLKAIKDFSYESSRQQLIDTLQNYSEFKGYKMIIVFDAHMVKGSLEKKEKQGDLVVIFTREGETADNYIERTVNNIGRKSEICVVTSDSLVQQVTFQRGAIRMSSIEFYHEVISIEKKIRIKTEKKYLEKRNSIEERIDEKTLEKLEKIRRNL; encoded by the coding sequence GTGAAAACATTTTTTGTTGATGGGTATAATGTTATTAATAGCTGGCCAAATCTTAAAGCAATTAAAGATTTCAGTTATGAATCTTCCCGGCAGCAACTTATTGACACTCTTCAAAACTACTCGGAATTTAAAGGTTATAAAATGATTATAGTTTTTGATGCACACATGGTTAAAGGAAGCCTTGAAAAAAAAGAAAAACAAGGTGACTTAGTCGTGATTTTTACAAGAGAAGGGGAAACTGCGGATAATTACATTGAAAGGACCGTAAATAATATAGGTCGAAAATCTGAGATATGCGTAGTTACATCTGACTCTTTAGTACAGCAGGTTACGTTTCAAAGAGGTGCAATTAGAATGTCTTCTATTGAATTTTATCATGAAGTAATTAGCATTGAAAAAAAAATACGAATTAAGACAGAAAAAAAATATTTGGAAAAAAGGAATAGCATAGAAGAGAGAATAGATGAAAAAACATTGGAAAAACTTGAGAAAATACGAAGGAACCTTTGA
- the rlmB gene encoding 23S rRNA (guanosine(2251)-2'-O)-methyltransferase RlmB: MNPRTNNASGETEPQILREDLIEGRNAVIEALKSDRTIEYILIAKGDLVGSISVVLALAKEKGIVTKEVDRRKLDEMSQTSSHQGVMAVVTPYKYFGLNDIFKYAEEKGEKPFIIILDEIEDPHNFGSIIRTAEVCGAHGIIIPKRRNVGATPIVYKTSAGAIEHVKIAKVTNINAAIEEIKERGVWVYGADMEAESYIFDTDFTGAVALVIGSEGRGISKLTKEKCDVLVKIPMVGKITSLNASVAGGIIMYEIMKQKIK, encoded by the coding sequence ATAAATCCTAGAACTAATAATGCCAGTGGTGAAACTGAACCCCAAATATTGAGAGAAGATTTAATTGAAGGAAGAAATGCAGTTATAGAAGCGTTAAAATCAGATAGGACTATAGAATATATTCTTATCGCCAAAGGTGATTTGGTAGGATCGATAAGTGTAGTATTAGCATTAGCTAAAGAAAAGGGAATTGTTACCAAAGAAGTAGACCGAAGAAAGTTAGATGAAATGTCTCAAACTTCATCACACCAAGGAGTTATGGCGGTAGTAACACCTTATAAATACTTTGGATTAAATGATATATTTAAATATGCAGAGGAAAAAGGAGAAAAGCCTTTTATAATTATTTTAGATGAAATTGAGGACCCTCATAATTTTGGATCTATAATAAGAACTGCAGAGGTATGCGGAGCTCACGGTATAATAATACCTAAGAGGAGAAATGTAGGAGCTACACCAATAGTTTATAAAACTTCAGCTGGTGCCATTGAACATGTAAAAATAGCAAAAGTAACTAATATAAATGCAGCCATAGAAGAAATCAAAGAACGTGGAGTTTGGGTTTATGGTGCTGATATGGAGGCTGAAAGCTATATTTTTGATACTGATTTCACTGGTGCGGTGGCTCTTGTAATTGGAAGTGAAGGCAGAGGTATTTCTAAACTTACAAAAGAAAAATGTGATGTGCTAGTAAAGATACCTATGGTTGGAAAAATAACCTCTTTGAATGCATCAGTTGCGGGTGGTATAATAATGTATGAAATTATGAAACAAAAAATCAAGTAA